From the Devosia sp. FJ2-5-3 genome, the window GATGGCAGAGCTGATCTAAGCGCACCTTGTAAATACTGGCAACTACCAGCATGCGGGCAGGTTAATACTGTCGGTGGTTCAAAGCCGGCTCCCAATAGGAAATATGCTCTTCGGAGCGCCCTCAAAAGGTTGGCAGCCAACCATCTTCCGTTTAGAATGAATCTTAGTTCGGCGTCGTTTCCATGCCTCGAGCCGCGGGCCCCAAGGGATCGGCCGCGCGTCGAATTGACCTATGTCAACGCCACTTTCTGTCAGCTAGATAGGGCTTGCGCTAGCAAGCCGGATCCTACCTGACCCCTTATCGATCCGGGCGCAGGCTCAAAGGAAAGATCCATGGATTATCGCGGTATTTTCGAGGAAGCAGTCGATGCGCTGCGGTCAGAAAAGCGCTATCGCGTATTTGCCGACCTCGAACGCATCGCCGGACGTTTTCCGCGCGCCATCTATCGTGACGACGCGGACAATGCGCGCGAAATCACCATCTGGTGCTCGAATGACTATCTGGGCATGGGCCAGCACGAAAAAGTCGTGAAGGCCATGCAGGACACCGCCGGTGCGATGGGCGTCGGCGCCGGTGGCACCCGCAATATTTCGGGCACCAACCGCCCGCTGGTCGAGCTCGAGCGCTCGCTCGCCGATTTGCACCGCAAGGAATCGGCTCTCGTCTTTACCTCGGGCTTCGTGTCCAACGAAGCCGGCATTTCCACCATTGCCCGGCTGCTGCCGGACTGCGTGATCTTCTCGGACCAGCTCAACCACGCCTCGATGATCCAGGGCGTGCGCCAGAGCGGCATGGAAAAGAAGATTTTCCGCCACAATGACGTTGCGCATCTGCGCGAACTGCTCAGCCAGGTGGACCGCAAGCGGCCCAAGCTGATCGTGTTCGAGAGCGTCTATTCCATGGACGGGGACATCGCCCCGATCAAAGAAATCTGCGACCTCGCCGATGAGTTCGGCGCCATGACCTATATCGATGAAGTCCATGCCGTGGGCATGTACGGACCGCGCGGCGGCGGCATTGCCGAACGCGATGGGCTGATGGACCGGATCGACGTGATCGAAGGCACGCTGGCCAAGGGCTTTGGCGTGATGGGCGGCTATATCACCGCCAACCGCGCCATCATCGACGCCGTGCGCTCCTATGCAGCCGAATTCATCTTCACCACCGCCCTGCCCCCTGCCCTTTGCGCAGCGGCGCGCGCCTCGATCGAGCACCTCAAGGGCAATGGGCTGGAACGCACGCTGCACCAGCGCCAGGCCAAGCTGACCAAGGCAATCCTGGCCGATGCCGGCCTGCCGGTGATGGATACCGCGACCCATATCGTGCCGCTGATCGTGGGCGATGCGCGCGCGGTGAAAGCCGCCAGCGACATGCTGCTCGACAAGCACAATATCTATATCCAGCCGATCAACTACCCGACCGTGCCAAAGGGCACCGAGCGCCTGCGCATCACGCCGACGCCGCTGCACACGGACGAAATGGTGTTCGAGCTGCGCCATGCGCTGGTGAGCGTATGGACGAGCCTCGAATTGCCGCGCGAAAAGGCCGATGCCGCGTTGACGGCCAGCAAGCTGACTTCAGGCGATCTGACCCTGCCCAATCTGGGTGGATAGGATTTTGGCTGACGGCCTGGTGCGCAAGCATTTCCAGTGGCGCCAAGACATCACCCCCTCCTAACCTCCCCCTGTCAGGGGGAGCGACAGATTGGGGATGGGGACAAGCAAGCGTACTTGAGGCGAGCTGACCCTGCCCAATCTGGGTGGCCAGGATTTTTGCTGACGGACTGGTGCGCAAGCATTGCCAGAGGCGCCAAGACATCACCCCCTCCTAACCTCCCCCTGTCAGGGGGAGGGACAGATTGGGGATGGGGGGCGTTTAGAGCGCCTCGAAAAGGCCGCTCCCTTAACAGGGGAGACTCGGGTGGGCGCACCGCCTCTGGCGCCTGCTTGACGAAAATCTTCGATAGGCGCAAATTTATCGGATGACGCATCCGAAACACCAGTTCCGACGTTGTGGTTTGCAACCCTCAAGGGGTGGCTGCTGCTTGCCTTTGGCACGACGACGCTGAGCTTCATCAGCCTGTCTTGGAACCTGAGGTAAACCTGCCACCGTCCGGTCGGCAGGTTTTTTGTTTTCGGAAGTCTTAATGCCTCCCCATAGCGTCGCCTTTCGCACTGCCACATCGTCCGATGTGGCCGATATTCATGCCCTTGTCCGGGCCGCCTATTCCAAATGGGTCGGGGTTATCGGCCGTGAACCGCGTCCCATGAGCGTCGACTACGCCGAGGCCATCAATGCCTTCCGTTTCGACGTGCTGATGGTGGAAGGCAGGATGGCCGGCATCATGCAGACGACGCGCCGGGACGACCATGTGTGGATCGAAAATATCGCCGTTCACCCCACGCAACAGGGTCGCGGGCATGGCAAGAGCTTTCTGATGCTGGCCGAGCATCTGGCCCGGCACGAGAAGGTGGAGCGCGTGCGGCTCCTCACCAATGCGGCCTTTACGACCAATGTCGCGCTCTACCAGAATTTTGGCTATGCGCTCGAGCGCAGCGAAGAGTTCATGGGCGGCAGCACGCTCTATATGTGCAAGCATCTGAACTGAGGCCCCCGATCCATTACCCTGGCGCATGGCTGGGGTGACCGAACCGGCCCTTCAAACCTGGGACGACGGGGCCCATTTACACCTCATGGAAGCGATCTGGCGCTGGTGCCGGGTCCCAAGAGAGGAATTTGCAATGAGTACCCTGCGCAACAGCAAGCTGTTTGCGACGCTTGGTTCGATGGTCGATCTGTTTGGCAGCGCTGCTGCCAGTGCGGCCGCCGTTGAAGCTGGACGGGCGCCCAAGGCAAGAGACCTCCGGACCCTGGGCATCGAGCCGGCCGCTTTCCGCCGGATCGGCAAGCTCTAAGTCCCGCGCGCGGTCCTGTTCTCTCGACGGGACCCTGCAGCGCGAGCTGCCGACCCCAGCCCGGATGCCGGTCCCTCCCCGGCATCCGGGTTTTTTTGTGCCCGTAGCGATGGGGGTTTCTACTAATGAAACCCTAAACTCCTCAGACAAAAACAGAATTCCGGCTGAACACTATTTTATTTCCCCTCAGTCAGAGTGTGTCTATTCGCAGGAGCGAAAACGAGGGGACTGAATTGACATCGACTATCACGGCCTACAACAATTTCAAGCTGAACATGCTGGCGCCGCACGAGATGGGTGGAGGCACGCCAATCGGACAGCCGACGCTGACCTCGACGCAGGTTACCTTCATCACCACGACCGGCCGGTTTGACGTTTACGGCACGAATTTCTCGATCAATCCAGTGACCAAGGATCTGACCGGAACGGCCAATCGTGTCACCTATTCGGAAGGCGGCATCGTCATGGCCGAAGCCGATGGGCTTGGCCTGACATCGGCGCAGGTGCTCAAGATCAGCCAGTCCTCCAGCATGGTCGAGGCGCTGATCGACGCCATTCTCGCCCAGGACACGGTTTTCCGGATGGGAAATCTCAATGACTTCATGGAAGTCGGGACCGGCCGCGATGTGGTCTATGGCGGCGGCGGGGTGGATACCGTCATCATCGACCATTCCTGGGGCTCCAAGACCAAGGCCCAATATGAGATCAAGAAGCAGGCGGATGGCTCCTTCACCGTCAGCAACAAGATCGACCACGTCACGCTCCATGATGTCGAGCGGGTGCAGTTTTCCGATGGCGTGGTGGCGCTCGACACGGCGGGGATTGCCGGACAGGCCTATCGCCTCTATCAGGCCGCGTTCGACCGGACACCGGATTCCGGCGGGCTGAAATACTGGATCGACAAGATGGACAGCGGCCAGGGCCTTTTCGGTGTCGCGGCCAATTTCATCGGGTCCAGCGAATTCCAATCGGCCTATGGCAGCCTTTCCAATCTGGGTCTGGTGGACCAGCTCTACAAGAACATCCTCGGCCGTGCGGCGGAAAAGGGTGGGCTCGACTTCTGGGTCGGCCAGCTCGACAGCGGCGCCATGGACCGGGCAACGGTGCTGGCGAACATTTCGGAAAGCGCCGAGAACGTCGCCCTTGTCGCCCCGGCGATCGATGGCGGAATCTGGCTGATCTGATCGGCGGATTATCAGTGACAAGTGTGCCCTGGACCGAAAGCCGGTCCAGGGCATTTTTTATGCTCAGTCCTCGTCGGTGGCCAATTGGCCGAGGACGGCGCCGCGGCCGCGCAGGCGCATGATGAGCGGCAGG encodes:
- the hemA gene encoding 5-aminolevulinate synthase, with the protein product MDYRGIFEEAVDALRSEKRYRVFADLERIAGRFPRAIYRDDADNAREITIWCSNDYLGMGQHEKVVKAMQDTAGAMGVGAGGTRNISGTNRPLVELERSLADLHRKESALVFTSGFVSNEAGISTIARLLPDCVIFSDQLNHASMIQGVRQSGMEKKIFRHNDVAHLRELLSQVDRKRPKLIVFESVYSMDGDIAPIKEICDLADEFGAMTYIDEVHAVGMYGPRGGGIAERDGLMDRIDVIEGTLAKGFGVMGGYITANRAIIDAVRSYAAEFIFTTALPPALCAAARASIEHLKGNGLERTLHQRQAKLTKAILADAGLPVMDTATHIVPLIVGDARAVKAASDMLLDKHNIYIQPINYPTVPKGTERLRITPTPLHTDEMVFELRHALVSVWTSLELPREKADAALTASKLTSGDLTLPNLGG
- a CDS encoding GNAT family N-acetyltransferase; this encodes MPPHSVAFRTATSSDVADIHALVRAAYSKWVGVIGREPRPMSVDYAEAINAFRFDVLMVEGRMAGIMQTTRRDDHVWIENIAVHPTQQGRGHGKSFLMLAEHLARHEKVERVRLLTNAAFTTNVALYQNFGYALERSEEFMGGSTLYMCKHLN
- a CDS encoding DUF4214 domain-containing protein produces the protein MTSTITAYNNFKLNMLAPHEMGGGTPIGQPTLTSTQVTFITTTGRFDVYGTNFSINPVTKDLTGTANRVTYSEGGIVMAEADGLGLTSAQVLKISQSSSMVEALIDAILAQDTVFRMGNLNDFMEVGTGRDVVYGGGGVDTVIIDHSWGSKTKAQYEIKKQADGSFTVSNKIDHVTLHDVERVQFSDGVVALDTAGIAGQAYRLYQAAFDRTPDSGGLKYWIDKMDSGQGLFGVAANFIGSSEFQSAYGSLSNLGLVDQLYKNILGRAAEKGGLDFWVGQLDSGAMDRATVLANISESAENVALVAPAIDGGIWLI